One genomic window of Desmospora activa DSM 45169 includes the following:
- a CDS encoding ABC transporter transmembrane domain-containing protein: MSIFRDLWWFFKQEKRSYAWGVLILLVVAFLEIFPPYVVRVVVDGLEAGTLTGSELGMWLGLIALAGVAMYVLRYVWRILLFGAAFRLGQLLRRRLFSHFSKMSPSFFQRRRTGDLMAHATNDIQAVQVTAGEGVLTLVDSLVLGGLVVATMALFISWELTLIALIPMPLIALAVSKFGTMLHQRFHRAQAAFSDMNDKVQENISGMRVVKAFGQEENEKRSFQKLSRHVVEKNIAVARVDALFDPTISLVIGLSFFLAVAFGGWFVMEGTMTIGQLTQFTIYLGQLIWPMLAFGFLFNIMQRGRASYDRIHSLLQVESEIQDRPAALTARASGEVAFAVDHFGYDGAKEPALRDIRISVQPGETLGIVGKTGSGKTTLFKLLLREFDCTAGEICIGGVPVREMTLDALRSAIGYVPQDHFLFSATIRENIAFGQADASDEEIEEAARLAGIHEDILQFEHGYDTVVGERGVTLSGGQKQRISIARALLLTPEILILDDSLSAVDAKTEEAILAALRQTRQEKTTLIAAHRLSAIEHADQIVVLEEGWIAERGTHQELLLQDGWYAWTYRQQQLESMIQKGGGAVDGDTPVTPVSQPTS; encoded by the coding sequence ATGAGTATTTTTCGTGATTTATGGTGGTTTTTTAAACAAGAGAAACGAAGTTACGCATGGGGTGTCCTCATCTTGCTGGTGGTGGCGTTCCTCGAAATTTTTCCGCCATATGTGGTACGGGTGGTGGTGGATGGACTGGAGGCGGGAACGCTGACCGGCTCTGAGCTGGGGATGTGGCTGGGGCTGATCGCCTTGGCGGGAGTGGCGATGTATGTCTTGCGCTATGTGTGGCGCATTTTGCTGTTTGGTGCCGCTTTTCGTCTGGGGCAACTATTGCGCCGTCGCCTCTTTTCCCATTTTAGCAAGATGTCGCCCTCTTTTTTTCAGCGGCGTCGCACAGGGGATTTAATGGCCCATGCAACCAATGATATCCAGGCGGTCCAGGTGACAGCGGGAGAAGGGGTACTCACTTTGGTGGACTCCCTTGTATTAGGGGGTTTGGTAGTGGCTACCATGGCTCTGTTTATCAGTTGGGAGCTGACCCTAATCGCATTGATCCCCATGCCCTTGATCGCCTTGGCGGTAAGCAAATTTGGAACAATGCTGCACCAACGCTTTCACCGGGCACAAGCAGCGTTTTCCGATATGAACGATAAAGTTCAGGAAAATATCTCCGGGATGCGGGTAGTCAAAGCATTTGGACAAGAAGAAAACGAAAAGCGTTCCTTTCAAAAACTGTCGCGGCACGTCGTAGAGAAAAATATCGCCGTGGCGCGGGTAGATGCTTTGTTCGATCCGACCATCTCCCTGGTAATCGGTCTCTCCTTCTTTTTGGCCGTCGCTTTTGGTGGCTGGTTTGTAATGGAAGGGACGATGACGATTGGACAGTTGACCCAGTTTACCATCTATTTGGGTCAGCTGATCTGGCCGATGTTGGCTTTTGGCTTTTTGTTCAACATTATGCAGCGGGGCCGTGCATCCTATGATCGCATTCATTCGCTGTTACAAGTGGAGTCGGAAATCCAAGATCGTCCTGCGGCCCTAACCGCCCGCGCTTCCGGTGAAGTCGCCTTTGCGGTGGATCATTTCGGCTATGACGGGGCGAAGGAGCCTGCGTTACGGGATATCCGCATCTCGGTCCAACCAGGGGAAACACTAGGGATCGTCGGGAAGACGGGAAGCGGAAAAACTACTTTGTTTAAGCTACTGCTGCGGGAATTTGACTGCACGGCGGGGGAGATCTGTATCGGGGGCGTACCGGTGCGGGAAATGACATTGGATGCTTTGCGTTCCGCCATCGGTTATGTTCCACAGGATCATTTTCTTTTTTCCGCCACCATCCGCGAAAATATCGCCTTTGGCCAAGCGGATGCCAGTGACGAGGAAATTGAGGAGGCTGCTCGCTTAGCCGGAATTCATGAGGATATTCTTCAGTTTGAACACGGCTATGATACCGTTGTCGGCGAACGGGGAGTAACTCTTTCAGGGGGGCAGAAGCAACGGATTTCGATTGCACGGGCACTGTTGCTCACTCCCGAAATCCTGATCCTGGACGATTCACTGTCGGCGGTGGATGCCAAGACGGAGGAAGCGATTTTGGCGGCATTGCGCCAAACCCGACAGGAGAAGACGACGTTAATTGCCGCTCACCGTCTGAGTGCAATTGAACACGCAGATCAGATTGTGGTGCTGGAAGAGGGATGGATCGCGGAACGGGGAACCCATCAGGAGCTGCTGCTGCAAGACGGCTGGTATGCATGGACATACCGCCAACAGCAGTTGGAGTCCATGATTCAAAAGGGAGGAGGTGCGGTTGATGGTGATACGCCGGTTACTCCAGTATCTCAACCCACATCGTAA
- the rnhA gene encoding ribonuclease HI: MKEVIIYTDGACSGNPGPGGWGAVLLYGEHRKELTGSERQTTNNRMELTAAIESMRRLKQSCRVKLHTDSAYMVNCFKQRWYVNWEKNGWKNSRKEPVENQDLWKQLLEQVRRHEVEFIKVKGHSDVELNNRCDELARGAIPKN, from the coding sequence ATGAAAGAAGTGATCATCTATACCGACGGTGCTTGTTCCGGCAACCCGGGGCCTGGAGGCTGGGGTGCGGTCCTCCTGTATGGCGAACATCGCAAAGAGCTGACCGGTAGTGAGCGGCAAACCACCAATAACCGGATGGAGTTGACCGCTGCCATCGAGTCGATGCGCCGCCTGAAGCAGTCTTGTCGGGTAAAGTTGCATACAGACAGCGCCTATATGGTGAATTGCTTTAAACAGCGCTGGTATGTCAACTGGGAGAAAAACGGATGGAAAAACAGCCGTAAAGAGCCGGTGGAAAACCAGGATCTCTGGAAACAATTATTGGAACAGGTACGCCGCCATGAAGTGGAGTTTATTAAGGTAAAAGGGCACAGCGATGTCGAACTGAACAATCGTTGCGATGAATTGGCCCGCGGCGCCATTCCTAAAAATTGA
- a CDS encoding methylated-DNA--[protein]-cysteine S-methyltransferase, with amino-acid sequence MVPESRTIVWTEMDSPVGGIRIAATKNGVCRLDFAKGDERWLHLERWSKEWLGNVHLERNDEALTAVTQQLREYFVGRRRSFDVELDLYGTSFQKLVWAQLWTIPYGELRSYKEVAQGMGAAKAVRAVGGANNKNPVPIIVPCHRVVGSNGSLVGYGAGLDIKETLLTLEGSLPSQARA; translated from the coding sequence ATGGTTCCAGAATCGCGCACAATCGTATGGACGGAAATGGATAGCCCAGTGGGTGGAATCCGAATCGCTGCCACCAAAAACGGCGTGTGTAGGCTGGATTTTGCCAAGGGAGATGAACGTTGGCTGCATCTGGAACGTTGGTCCAAGGAATGGCTGGGAAACGTGCATTTGGAAAGAAACGATGAGGCGTTAACAGCGGTGACACAGCAGTTGCGAGAGTATTTTGTGGGACGGCGGCGCTCCTTTGATGTGGAACTAGACTTGTATGGCACTTCCTTTCAAAAGCTGGTATGGGCACAGCTGTGGACGATTCCCTATGGAGAACTTCGCTCCTACAAAGAAGTAGCTCAAGGAATGGGAGCGGCCAAAGCCGTTCGCGCTGTCGGAGGCGCCAACAATAAGAATCCGGTTCCGATTATCGTGCCGTGTCATCGGGTTGTGGGATCCAATGGTTCGTTGGTCGGCTATGGCGCCGGTCTCGATATCAAGGAAACCCTGTTGACATTGGAAGGCTCCCTTCCATCCCAAGCCCGTGCATAA
- the araD gene encoding L-ribulose-5-phosphate 4-epimerase: MLQSLKQAVLQANLALPQYGLVTFTWGNVSGIDRDQGLVVIKPSGVPYPQLTIDDLVVLNLEGAIVEGRLKPSSDTPTHLELYRNFPDIGGIVHTHSSWATSWAQAGRGIPALGTTHGDYFYGEVPCTRKMTATEINGAYEWETGRVIVETFQERDPNQIPGVLVHSHAPFCWGKDPDDAVHHAVVLEEVAKMAYRSYVLNSGLTPMDQTLLDRHFLRKHGKKAYYGQV, encoded by the coding sequence GTGTTGCAATCGTTAAAACAAGCAGTACTACAAGCGAATCTCGCTTTGCCCCAGTATGGACTGGTGACGTTTACATGGGGAAATGTAAGCGGAATCGACCGGGATCAAGGGTTGGTTGTAATTAAGCCCAGCGGTGTGCCATATCCCCAATTAACGATCGATGATTTGGTTGTTCTCAATCTGGAGGGAGCGATCGTCGAGGGGCGGTTAAAACCGTCATCCGATACACCGACACATCTGGAGTTGTATCGAAATTTTCCCGATATCGGTGGGATCGTTCATACGCATTCATCTTGGGCGACGAGCTGGGCGCAAGCGGGTAGAGGGATTCCGGCTCTGGGAACGACACATGGTGATTATTTTTATGGAGAGGTACCCTGTACCCGCAAAATGACGGCAACGGAGATTAATGGGGCGTATGAATGGGAAACCGGTCGTGTCATTGTGGAGACCTTCCAAGAACGGGACCCCAATCAAATCCCAGGCGTGTTGGTACATTCCCACGCTCCCTTCTGTTGGGGAAAAGATCCCGATGATGCCGTTCATCATGCCGTTGTCCTAGAGGAAGTGGCGAAAATGGCTTACCGCTCTTATGTATTAAATTCGGGGCTTACACCGATGGATCAGACACTGTTGGATCGGCATTTTCTGCGAAAACACGGAAAGAAAGCGTATTACGGCCAAGTATGA
- a CDS encoding GntR family transcriptional regulator: MNTNKPKYLQLKNEIKGWIQSGKFQPGGKIPSELELADQFNFSRQTVRLAISELVHEKWLYRVQGKGTFLSHTPPGQGDPDTQSHIIGVITTYISDYIFPSIIRGIESHLGPKGYSILLLNTNNDVEKEAAALKTVMEKQVDGLIIEPTKSAFPNPNLELYFSLLEKQIPLVMLHSSYLELNVRSIRSNDSKGGFLAAKHLIEQGHRGIGGIFKSDDLQGKYRFKGFLEAIQANGIPFRSELVQFFTTEQRNEAAAHYVQSILKKSSIHLPSGIVCYNDEIAFDLVRELKQAGIRVPEDLSVVSFDDSQLAEAGEVKLTTVKHPKFYMGVKAAECILQAIQQLRTGKKEILDDTVFEPELILRSSTQPYENTKEKKQFQTR, from the coding sequence ATGAATACAAATAAACCAAAATACCTGCAACTAAAAAACGAAATTAAAGGTTGGATACAATCGGGAAAGTTTCAACCCGGTGGAAAAATTCCTTCTGAGCTGGAACTGGCCGACCAATTCAATTTCAGCCGACAAACGGTTCGACTGGCCATCTCAGAGCTGGTCCATGAAAAATGGCTTTATCGGGTACAAGGGAAAGGAACCTTTTTATCCCATACTCCACCCGGACAAGGAGACCCGGATACACAAAGCCATATCATCGGGGTCATTACCACCTATATTTCCGATTATATCTTTCCCTCCATCATTCGGGGAATTGAATCCCATTTAGGACCAAAAGGGTACTCCATTCTGTTGTTAAATACGAATAACGATGTGGAAAAAGAAGCGGCTGCCTTAAAAACCGTCATGGAAAAACAGGTGGATGGACTGATCATTGAACCGACCAAAAGCGCCTTTCCCAATCCAAACCTGGAGCTATACTTTTCTCTTCTTGAAAAACAGATCCCGCTGGTGATGCTGCACAGTTCCTACTTAGAGCTAAACGTTCGCTCCATTCGCTCCAATGATAGCAAAGGTGGCTTTCTTGCCGCTAAACACCTGATCGAACAGGGTCATCGTGGGATCGGCGGGATCTTTAAGTCGGATGATCTACAGGGAAAATACCGCTTCAAAGGGTTTCTGGAAGCGATCCAAGCCAATGGGATTCCCTTTCGCTCGGAACTGGTGCAATTTTTTACGACGGAACAACGAAATGAAGCTGCCGCTCACTATGTCCAATCCATCTTAAAAAAATCGTCCATCCATCTCCCGAGCGGAATCGTCTGTTACAATGATGAGATCGCTTTTGATCTGGTACGTGAACTGAAACAGGCCGGTATACGGGTTCCCGAGGATTTATCCGTCGTCAGCTTCGATGACTCCCAATTGGCGGAAGCGGGAGAAGTGAAACTAACGACGGTTAAACACCCCAAATTTTATATGGGCGTCAAAGCGGCGGAATGCATTTTGCAAGCCATCCAGCAACTCCGCACCGGGAAAAAGGAGATCTTGGACGATACTGTGTTTGAGCCGGAACTGATCCTGCGCTCATCCACTCAACCCTATGAAAACACTAAAGAGAAGAAGCAATTCCAAACACGGTAA
- a CDS encoding ABC transporter ATP-binding protein, with the protein MVIRRLLQYLNPHRKALAVAMTLLLAATAAEVAGPLLIKVFIDDYLTPGIFDQQALFTLGVTYLLLHVASAILMYFQLFSFQRIAHWVIQELRMDVFGKVQHLGLSFFDKRPGGALISRITNDTEAIKDLFVSVLSTFVQNTVMITGIFVVLFILDARLAFFCLFLLPFVVGLMVLYQKLSYPVFRTVRQKLSDLNAKLSESIQGMNVIQAFRQQARLLRQFEQTNHEHYQANMKSTKLNGLLLRPAVDLLYLLALMIVLSFFGFNLGESAMQIGVLYAFINLLARMFEPVNQMMQQLTFLQQAVVSAGRVFELLDEQELAPTKKGDGESNPSITEGRIVFDQVTFSYDGHTDVLKNISFAAEPGQTVALVGHTGSGKTSITNLLMRFYEAQQGAITIDGYPLSAFSEGELRSKLGLVLQDPFLFVGDVKENIRLHNPAVSDEDVKEAARFVQADSFIEKLPHGYDELIGERGATFSSGQRQLLSFARTMAQRPKVLILDEATASVDTETEEKIQEALQRMRHGRTTIAIAHRLSTIQDADLILVLHRGEIVERGTHQELLALNGLYHKMYLLQQGVKETTG; encoded by the coding sequence ATGGTGATACGCCGGTTACTCCAGTATCTCAACCCACATCGTAAAGCGCTGGCGGTGGCAATGACGCTGCTCCTGGCCGCTACCGCGGCTGAGGTAGCCGGTCCCTTGCTAATTAAGGTGTTTATCGATGATTATTTGACACCAGGCATTTTTGACCAGCAAGCGCTCTTTACCTTAGGGGTTACCTATCTGCTATTACACGTTGCCTCTGCAATATTGATGTACTTTCAGCTGTTTTCCTTTCAGCGCATCGCCCATTGGGTGATACAGGAACTGCGCATGGATGTATTTGGCAAGGTGCAGCACCTGGGATTGTCGTTTTTTGATAAGCGGCCCGGCGGTGCCTTGATTTCCCGGATTACCAACGATACGGAAGCAATCAAGGATCTGTTTGTCAGTGTCTTATCCACCTTTGTGCAAAATACGGTCATGATCACCGGTATCTTTGTCGTCCTGTTTATCTTGGATGCGCGCTTAGCTTTCTTTTGCCTGTTTTTATTGCCGTTTGTGGTGGGTTTGATGGTGTTGTATCAAAAGCTTAGCTATCCCGTTTTTCGCACGGTCCGGCAAAAGCTGAGCGATCTCAATGCCAAGTTAAGCGAATCGATCCAAGGGATGAACGTGATCCAGGCTTTTCGCCAGCAGGCGCGGTTGCTGCGGCAATTTGAACAAACGAACCATGAGCATTATCAAGCCAATATGAAAAGCACCAAATTAAACGGTTTGCTGCTGCGGCCGGCGGTGGATCTTTTGTATCTGTTGGCGCTTATGATCGTGCTCAGTTTCTTTGGTTTTAACCTGGGGGAGAGCGCCATGCAGATCGGGGTGTTATACGCCTTTATCAATCTGTTGGCGCGTATGTTTGAACCCGTCAACCAGATGATGCAGCAACTCACTTTTTTGCAGCAGGCGGTTGTATCCGCAGGCAGGGTGTTTGAACTGCTGGATGAACAGGAGCTGGCTCCGACGAAGAAAGGAGACGGAGAATCAAATCCCTCGATTACAGAGGGGCGGATTGTGTTTGACCAGGTGACGTTCTCCTATGATGGACACACCGATGTGCTTAAAAACATCTCCTTTGCCGCAGAGCCGGGTCAAACCGTCGCCTTGGTGGGACATACCGGCAGCGGCAAAACGTCGATCACCAATCTGTTGATGCGCTTTTATGAAGCGCAACAGGGGGCAATCACCATCGACGGCTATCCGCTGTCCGCCTTTAGCGAGGGCGAGCTACGTTCCAAGCTAGGATTGGTGTTGCAGGATCCCTTTTTGTTTGTTGGGGATGTGAAAGAAAATATCCGGCTGCATAACCCGGCTGTCTCGGATGAAGATGTGAAGGAAGCGGCTCGTTTTGTCCAGGCGGACTCCTTTATCGAAAAGCTACCTCATGGTTATGATGAACTGATCGGCGAGCGGGGGGCCACTTTCTCCAGCGGGCAACGTCAGTTGCTTTCCTTCGCCCGTACGATGGCCCAGCGACCCAAAGTGTTGATCCTGGACGAAGCGACTGCCAGCGTCGATACGGAAACAGAGGAGAAAATTCAGGAAGCGCTGCAACGGATGCGCCATGGCCGCACCACCATTGCCATCGCTCACCGCCTTTCCACTATTCAAGATGCGGATCTCATCCTTGTGCTCCATCGCGGTGAAATCGTAGAAAGGGGTACCCATCAAGAATTGTTGGCGCTAAATGGGTTGTATCATAAGATGTATCTACTGCAACAGGGAGTAAAAGAGACTACCGGCTGA
- a CDS encoding ABC-ATPase domain-containing protein — protein MLQRLQQILSRIDGKGYKAYKDIQGEYTFPDYRLMIDYVQGDPFAAPSRLRVRMAMKDAGYPEEWYRQKHRRIALEDWIARRWATETQRYSFEVKGTGKSGLISVDRPGQEILERTAVVVNERFVEVRITLGLPAQGRRVLGRKAEEMLCRQLPRLARAALPREALQPNAVEERMKLVDNQQAIRRCLQDKGWIAFVANGAVLPRESGISDKPLTKGNVIRFESPASMEVAVEVPHGEPIRGMVIRDGITLIVGGGYHGKSTLLTALERGVYDHVAGDGREYVITDPSAIKVRSEDGRRVEKVNISPFINNLPFGRDTERFSTEDASGSTSQAANIMEALEMESSCLLIDEDTSATNFMIRDGRMQKLVAKGKEPITPFIDKVCQLYAENHTSSVLVLGGSGDYFDVADTVMMMDEYRPVDVTAAAKEIARSQVQSRTREGGSQFGKATPRRLSRQGFDPQKGRKEKVDAKGLHTILFGTTSVELVGLEQLVDTSQTRAVAEMMRLIGKRANGEKELKALIDELYREIEETGLDVISPFHGQHPGDLALPRKLELAGAINRLRTLSVR, from the coding sequence GTGTTGCAGCGTTTGCAGCAAATCTTGTCACGAATCGACGGCAAAGGTTATAAAGCGTACAAGGATATTCAGGGTGAATACACCTTCCCCGATTATCGATTAATGATCGATTATGTTCAGGGAGATCCCTTTGCAGCTCCCTCTCGGCTGCGGGTACGGATGGCGATGAAGGATGCCGGTTATCCGGAGGAGTGGTATCGACAAAAACATCGTCGCATCGCCCTGGAGGATTGGATCGCGCGCCGGTGGGCAACTGAGACGCAGCGCTATTCCTTTGAAGTGAAGGGGACGGGAAAAAGCGGACTCATCAGTGTGGATCGTCCGGGACAGGAGATTTTGGAGCGGACGGCAGTCGTGGTGAATGAACGGTTTGTAGAGGTGCGCATCACTTTGGGGCTTCCGGCCCAGGGGCGGCGTGTCTTGGGCCGAAAGGCGGAGGAGATGTTGTGTCGACAGCTGCCCCGCCTGGCGCGTGCGGCATTACCCCGGGAAGCGCTTCAGCCGAATGCGGTGGAGGAGCGGATGAAGCTGGTGGATAACCAGCAGGCGATTCGACGTTGTTTGCAGGACAAGGGGTGGATCGCTTTTGTCGCCAACGGTGCCGTGTTGCCGCGGGAGAGCGGAATCAGTGACAAGCCCTTGACCAAAGGGAATGTGATCCGATTTGAGTCACCGGCCTCGATGGAAGTGGCGGTGGAGGTTCCTCATGGGGAGCCGATCCGTGGGATGGTGATCCGCGATGGCATCACGTTGATCGTCGGCGGCGGCTATCACGGAAAGAGTACCTTGCTGACGGCGTTGGAACGGGGCGTTTACGATCATGTGGCCGGTGACGGTCGTGAGTATGTGATTACTGACCCCAGCGCCATCAAAGTACGATCAGAAGACGGACGCCGGGTGGAAAAGGTGAATATCTCCCCTTTTATCAACAATTTACCTTTTGGTCGGGATACGGAGCGCTTTTCCACGGAGGATGCCAGCGGCAGCACTTCACAAGCGGCCAATATTATGGAGGCTTTGGAGATGGAGAGCTCCTGTCTCCTGATCGATGAAGATACCAGTGCTACCAACTTTATGATTCGGGACGGCCGAATGCAAAAATTGGTGGCAAAAGGAAAAGAGCCGATCACCCCCTTTATCGATAAGGTGTGTCAGCTCTATGCGGAAAACCATACCTCCAGTGTGCTTGTTCTGGGCGGGTCAGGCGATTATTTTGATGTCGCCGATACCGTCATGATGATGGATGAATATCGGCCGGTGGATGTGACTGCTGCGGCGAAAGAAATCGCCCGTTCCCAGGTGCAAAGCCGCACCCGTGAGGGCGGTAGCCAATTTGGAAAAGCCACTCCGAGACGGTTGTCCAGACAAGGCTTTGATCCGCAAAAAGGGCGCAAGGAAAAGGTGGACGCCAAAGGGTTGCATACCATTTTGTTCGGCACCACTTCCGTTGAGCTGGTGGGATTGGAGCAATTGGTGGACACCAGTCAAACCCGTGCTGTCGCGGAGATGATGCGTCTGATCGGCAAACGGGCCAATGGTGAAAAGGAACTAAAAGCCCTGATTGACGAACTGTATCGCGAAATCGAGGAAACAGGTTTGGATGTCATCTCCCCCTTCCATGGCCAACATCCTGGTGACCTCGCCTTGCCGCGCAAGCTGGAGTTGGCTGGGGCGATTAACCGATTGCGCACTTTAAGTGTGCGTTAG
- the queG gene encoding tRNA epoxyqueuosine(34) reductase QueG encodes MTPEQIKQSLIQETERLGIDKIGFASADPFLELKERLIQHRKSGFESGFEEPDLDKRTDPRLSLPNARTIIAIALAYPTRMDDPPANRPGAYRGFFCRASWGEDYHHVLRRKLEGLERHLRELVPDVTTEIMVDTGALSDRAVAERAGIGFIGKNTSLITTQFGSWVYLGEMLVDIALPPDQPVTEGCGDCTVCIDACPTGALVGPGQLNSQACLAYQTQTKGFLADEYRDLLGGYLYGYETCQAVCPFNRGKNFTHQEAFRPDPEKVKPLLKPLLTISNRQFQQRFGTMAGSWRGKKPIQRNAIIALGRFRDKSAVPDLIKLLQDDPRPVIRGTAAWALGRIGGSEAEKALMEAEQREQDSEVQKEIKRALKNRITHEKQENEQG; translated from the coding sequence GTGACACCGGAACAGATCAAGCAATCTTTGATACAAGAAACGGAACGGCTAGGGATCGACAAGATCGGTTTTGCTTCCGCCGATCCCTTTCTCGAGTTAAAAGAGCGACTGATTCAGCATCGGAAGAGCGGCTTTGAATCGGGCTTTGAAGAGCCGGACCTGGATAAACGAACCGATCCGCGGCTTAGCCTGCCGAATGCTCGCACCATCATCGCCATCGCCCTCGCTTACCCCACACGAATGGATGACCCGCCGGCCAATCGACCTGGGGCGTACCGGGGATTCTTTTGCCGGGCGTCCTGGGGAGAGGATTATCATCATGTGCTTCGGCGTAAACTGGAAGGGCTGGAACGCCATTTGCGGGAGTTGGTTCCTGATGTAACCACCGAGATCATGGTGGACACCGGAGCCTTATCGGACCGGGCCGTTGCCGAACGGGCAGGGATCGGTTTTATCGGAAAAAACACATCGCTCATCACCACTCAATTTGGTTCGTGGGTTTATCTGGGAGAGATGTTGGTGGATATCGCCCTTCCTCCGGATCAGCCGGTGACGGAGGGGTGCGGTGATTGTACCGTCTGTATTGATGCTTGTCCCACCGGTGCCTTGGTAGGGCCGGGACAGCTCAACTCCCAAGCGTGCTTGGCTTACCAGACACAGACCAAAGGCTTTTTAGCCGACGAGTATCGCGATTTATTGGGTGGGTATCTTTACGGTTATGAAACTTGCCAGGCGGTATGTCCGTTCAACAGAGGAAAGAACTTTACGCACCAGGAAGCGTTTCGCCCTGATCCGGAAAAGGTGAAGCCGTTGTTGAAACCGCTGCTCACCATCAGCAATCGTCAGTTTCAGCAACGCTTTGGAACCATGGCCGGTTCATGGCGCGGCAAAAAGCCGATTCAGCGTAATGCGATCATCGCTTTGGGGAGGTTTCGGGACAAGAGCGCAGTGCCGGATCTCATCAAGCTGTTGCAGGATGATCCACGGCCGGTGATCCGAGGAACGGCGGCGTGGGCCCTGGGGCGCATCGGAGGGTCAGAAGCGGAGAAGGCGCTCATGGAAGCAGAGCAAAGGGAGCAAGATTCAGAGGTTCAAAAGGAAATCAAGCGCGCTCTAAAAAACCGAATCACCCATGAGAAGCAAGAGAACGAGCAGGGATAG
- a CDS encoding alpha-N-arabinofuranosidase: MTSTTAKMVVDKDHRIGEIDRRIYGSFIEHLGRAVYGGIYEPNHPHANESGFRTDVMELVKQLNVPIVRYPGGNFVSGYNWEDGVGPREQRSRRLELAWRTIETNQVGTNEFVDWARAVNSEVMMAVNLGTRGIDDARNLVEYCNHPQGSYWSDLRIAHGYQQPHRIKTWCLGNEMDGPWQIGHQTAEEYGRLAVEAAKVMKWVDPTIELVSCGSSNSSMPTFPQWEATSLEHTYDAVDYISLHQYYGNRSDDTPSYLAKSLDMDQFIRTVIATCDFVKAKKRSKKTLYLSFDEWNVWYHSNEADQQLEPWSVAPPQLEDVYNFEDALLVGSMLITLLKHADRVKIACMAQLVNVIAPIMTENGGRAWKQTIFYPYLHASLYGRGVSLQPIIASPKYDCAEFTDVPYLEATAVYNEAQEELTVFAVNRHLEEPLLLECDVRNFENYRVVEHLVLEHDDLKAVNTADEERVKPHADGTAELTEGIVHASLPQASWNVIRLRKG; this comes from the coding sequence ATGACTTCAACTACAGCAAAGATGGTCGTGGATAAAGATCATCGCATCGGGGAGATTGATCGACGAATTTATGGTTCCTTTATTGAGCATTTGGGCCGGGCCGTGTATGGAGGGATATATGAGCCAAATCATCCGCATGCGAATGAAAGCGGTTTCAGAACCGATGTCATGGAGCTGGTTAAACAATTAAATGTGCCGATTGTACGCTATCCGGGAGGAAACTTTGTTTCGGGCTACAACTGGGAAGATGGTGTCGGGCCACGGGAACAGCGATCGCGTCGGTTAGAATTAGCGTGGCGAACGATTGAGACGAACCAGGTGGGAACCAATGAGTTTGTCGATTGGGCCCGAGCAGTGAACAGTGAAGTGATGATGGCCGTCAATCTGGGGACGCGCGGGATTGATGACGCCCGCAATCTGGTTGAGTATTGCAATCATCCCCAGGGAAGCTATTGGAGTGATCTGCGGATTGCCCACGGATATCAACAGCCCCATCGTATTAAAACCTGGTGTCTGGGTAATGAGATGGACGGACCATGGCAAATCGGCCACCAGACGGCAGAAGAATATGGGCGCTTGGCGGTTGAGGCCGCCAAAGTGATGAAGTGGGTGGACCCTACGATTGAGCTCGTCTCCTGCGGAAGTTCCAACTCTTCCATGCCCACTTTTCCGCAGTGGGAGGCGACGTCGCTAGAACATACCTATGATGCGGTGGATTACATTTCCTTGCATCAATACTATGGAAACCGTAGCGACGATACGCCCAGTTATCTGGCGAAATCGCTGGATATGGATCAGTTTATTCGCACCGTCATCGCCACCTGCGACTTTGTCAAAGCCAAAAAACGGAGCAAGAAAACCCTTTACCTCAGTTTTGATGAGTGGAATGTCTGGTACCACTCCAATGAAGCGGATCAACAGCTTGAACCTTGGTCTGTCGCTCCCCCGCAGTTGGAGGATGTGTATAATTTTGAAGATGCTTTGCTGGTCGGGTCGATGCTGATTACGCTGCTAAAGCATGCAGATCGTGTCAAGATCGCTTGTATGGCGCAGCTCGTCAATGTGATTGCCCCAATTATGACGGAAAACGGGGGAAGAGCATGGAAGCAGACGATCTTTTATCCGTATCTGCACGCGTCCCTATATGGAAGAGGCGTATCGCTACAACCCATTATCGCTTCGCCGAAATACGATTGCGCCGAATTTACCGATGTGCCGTATCTGGAAGCGACGGCGGTCTACAATGAAGCGCAGGAAGAGTTAACGGTGTTTGCAGTAAACCGTCACCTGGAAGAGCCGTTATTGCTGGAATGTGATGTAAGAAATTTTGAAAATTACCGTGTTGTTGAACATCTCGTGCTGGAACACGATGACTTGAAGGCGGTCAATACGGCGGATGAAGAACGGGTAAAACCGCATGCTGACGGAACTGCGGAGCTAACGGAAGGGATCGTACACGCAAGCTTGCCGCAGGCATCCTGGAATGTGATCAGACTGAGAAAGGGATGA